The Oscillospiraceae bacterium region TACTCAGTAAGAAGATTTCTTCCTTTATAAACTTCATATATAATCTGGTCCCCATCTAAACCTGCTTTCATAGAAAGGTCGGTCTTTAGTGCATTGTATATAAGTCTTGAAAGGCCTTTTAAGGTTGCTTCTTCTGTTACTTCAACGCCTTTTAAAAGTCCGATTTCATTTGCTATCTGCAAATATCCTGTCGGATATCCTCCGTAAACTCTCGCTTTATATCCATAGCCTAACAGTTCAACTAAGATTTTTACTGCCTGATAGGTTTCAATCGGTGCTTCAGGAAGAAAAGTATTGTCCCCGTATCCTGATACAAGTCCTAATTTTGCACAGTAGATAATATAGTCTTTTCCCCAGTATGTATTATCAATATCTGTAAACAGGTCATTTTCAAGATTTGTTATAGTGTTATACGCACCTGTCATTCTTGAAATAACTGTACAAAACTGTGCTCTTGTCATAACAGAGTCTTCGTGAAATTCACCGTTTTCATCGCCTTCTATAATTTTCAAATCTGCAAGTTGGCTGATATAGGAATTAACGGTGATATCTTCTTCGGCAAAAGCCGTATAAAGAGGAAATGCACTAAAAAGCATAGTAAGGGATAATAGCATACATATTAACTTTTTCATACTAATTTTCCTCCTTTAATATATTGTATATAAGTTGTGCCGCTTCTGCCCTTGTTGTATTATTCTTAGGATTAAATTTGTTATTATCACCCTGAACAAGACCTGCGTTTAAAAGCATCTTAACAGAATTTTCGGCATAGCCTGATACTAAATCCATATCATCAAAAGTTTTTGAAAGGTCGGTTATTCTGTCTATCTGCCTTATTGAAACTAAAAGCCTATGAACCATAACTGCCATATCTTCTCTTGTGATATTTGCGCCCATTCCAAAACTTCCGTCTTCATAACCTACTGTAAGCCCTGCCTTTGTACCTGATGCAACATACGAATATGCCCAACTCTCAGTCGGTATATCAGTATAAGAACATGTCGCACTTTCGTCATAAAGTCCGAATGCAAGAACTAAGATTTTAATAAATTCTTCTCTTTTAATATTATCTCCCGGGAAGAACTGACGGTTTCCTTTACCGCTTAAGATTTTCTTATATGCAAGGTCTTCTATAGCCTCTCTTGCCCATTCGTGAGTTGCAAGGTCTGTAAAGTCTGTTCTTAAATCAACAGTTTCCTGATTATTTTCAGGGTTTGCGAGTGAAGAATCAACTGTAGTAGTTGAAGATGCTCCGCCTCCGCCAACAACTCCGCCCTGATTTGAAGGAGGAGGTGGTAAAATCGGAACAATTACACTTCCTGTTTTATAGAAATCATATTGTGTTTTTAATTTATCAACTGTTGTTATAGAAGAATCTTCAATAAGTTTTCCTAAAATATCACTCTTATCAGTAATTGAAAGATTTGTATATCCTAAAAATCCTAAATAATCAAGGTTGTCAGTAAACACTTTGTCAAGCGGAGTCTTATCGTAGTTATCAAGTGCCGTAAGAATAACCGCTTCGTTGAATTTCCCTCTGAAACTGTCAAAAGAAGGATAAGTTCCGTTCTTTAGAGAAGATATAACTTTCTTCTTTATATCCGTATTCATTGCCTGATATGTAGGATATATACCTAAGTACTGCTGGGATGCAATTTTAAAATATCTACCTTCATAATATTCAAGCATTGAAATTATTTTTTCTAAATCAGTTTGTTGGTTTAAGTAGTTGAATATTACTGTACGGTCAAAAAGTTCAGAATAATTTCCTGCATTGATATTATTTTTATTTGCTTTTAAAACTGCCGCAACAACTGTCGGGTCGGTAAGTTCATTAAGATATGTTGTATTAAGATTTAGTTTATAAGCATTTGAGTTGATTTTTCCAATCATTTCGTTTAAATCAGCGGTATTAACAACATCTGTTAAAAGTTCGTTAAGACTTCCCGCACCTTCTTTTGAAAGAAGAATAACATCTTTTTTTAAAGAAGATATGTTAAAATCCCCTGATGTAAATCTTATAGTATATTCATCATAATTTTTAACTTTAAAATCAAAATTTACTGTGCCGTCATCCTTAATAATTGCTTCATCTATATAATAGATGTCAGAGTCAGAAAGGACAGACGAAAATCCTTTTGATTTTTTTACCATTTCAATTACTACTGAATTTCCGATTTTTGAATCATCAAATTTATACCATGCGCTTACATTATAATAAAGGTTGTTTTGCGAGTCGTAAGCGGGGCTTACGGCTAAAGACAATTCCTCAGCCGCAAGCGTATTTAATGAAACAAAAGACAGAATAAAGGTAAATGAAAGTAACAAACATATTATTTTTTTCATTGTTTTCTATCCTTTCTTACTTGTAAAATTCTAATTCTTTGATTGAGTT contains the following coding sequences:
- a CDS encoding S-layer homology domain-containing protein; its protein translation is MKKIICLLLSFTFILSFVSLNTLAAEELSLAVSPAYDSQNNLYYNVSAWYKFDDSKIGNSVVIEMVKKSKGFSSVLSDSDIYYIDEAIIKDDGTVNFDFKVKNYDEYTIRFTSGDFNISSLKKDVILLSKEGAGSLNELLTDVVNTADLNEMIGKINSNAYKLNLNTTYLNELTDPTVVAAVLKANKNNINAGNYSELFDRTVIFNYLNQQTDLEKIISMLEYYEGRYFKIASQQYLGIYPTYQAMNTDIKKKVISSLKNGTYPSFDSFRGKFNEAVILTALDNYDKTPLDKVFTDNLDYLGFLGYTNLSITDKSDILGKLIEDSSITTVDKLKTQYDFYKTGSVIVPILPPPPSNQGGVVGGGGASSTTTVDSSLANPENNQETVDLRTDFTDLATHEWAREAIEDLAYKKILSGKGNRQFFPGDNIKREEFIKILVLAFGLYDESATCSYTDIPTESWAYSYVASGTKAGLTVGYEDGSFGMGANITREDMAVMVHRLLVSIRQIDRITDLSKTFDDMDLVSGYAENSVKMLLNAGLVQGDNNKFNPKNNTTRAEAAQLIYNILKEEN